The Corynebacterium suranareeae genome window below encodes:
- a CDS encoding DUF1906 domain-containing protein, with translation MDLHLNRRGFLKAAAGLATIGTASMFMPKAHALGPVLGTVIDYAAGVPSAASIKNAGHLGAVRYVSQRRPGTESWMVGKPVTLQETRAFAQNGLKTASVYQYGKADTADWKNGAAGAATHAPQAIALHVAAGGPKNRPIYVAIDDNPTRTEYTNQIRPYLQAFKVALSTAGYQLGIYGNYNVIDWAIADGLGEFFWMHNWGSNGQIHPRTTIHQIRIDKDKLDGVGIDMNNVYANDWGQWTPGNEVDAVISSNSNTGLNAETINQIIKALGTMSS, from the coding sequence ATGGACTTGCACCTTAATAGACGAGGCTTTTTAAAAGCCGCTGCAGGACTTGCCACCATCGGCACAGCCAGCATGTTTATGCCTAAAGCACATGCACTTGGACCAGTCCTTGGTACCGTAATCGACTACGCAGCAGGAGTCCCCAGCGCAGCATCAATCAAAAATGCCGGACATCTTGGCGCCGTTCGCTACGTGTCCCAACGTCGCCCAGGCACCGAATCCTGGATGGTCGGCAAACCCGTCACGCTGCAAGAAACACGGGCCTTTGCCCAAAACGGACTAAAAACAGCGTCGGTGTATCAATACGGAAAAGCCGACACAGCGGACTGGAAAAATGGTGCAGCAGGCGCAGCAACGCACGCTCCCCAAGCAATCGCACTGCACGTGGCTGCCGGTGGACCAAAAAACCGCCCCATCTACGTAGCAATCGACGACAACCCCACCCGCACCGAATACACCAACCAGATCCGCCCATACCTGCAAGCATTCAAGGTTGCACTATCTACTGCGGGCTACCAACTAGGCATCTATGGCAACTACAACGTCATCGATTGGGCGATTGCCGACGGCCTTGGTGAATTCTTCTGGATGCACAACTGGGGCTCCAACGGACAGATCCACCCACGCACCACCATTCACCAAATCCGCATCGATAAAGACAAACTCGACGGCGTTGGCATTGATATGAACAATGTCTATGCCAACGACTGGGGCCAGTGGACTCCAGGAAATGAAGTCGATGCAGTCATCTCCTCCAACTCCAACACTGGACTTAACGCAGAGACAATCAATCAAATAATCAAAGCGCTGGGAACAATGTCTAGCTAA
- a CDS encoding type I polyketide synthase codes for MSISSLTPLHSFKEPAILYAGQASAWQQVIADSSEDHITASHLRELLSRSRAKTAPFARQITSIVPGSLARLEELTREDAQIGADIDAQPAVSIPGILLGQIAATRQLRDLGLDVTAATRLGHSQGILGVEAVDNEEDVLAFAVLLGAAASQFAGKGAHMLSVRGLTREIIQDTIAGVDGVEVSLRNARVHFVVSGKPEALKKAAAALQRAADAYNEDINEKRKGGSLAEPKFDYLDVAIPFHHSSMQDAADLAVEWATTCGLNVDARALAEAILVNPADWVEQIANLKADYVLSLDAGVSRFTAPLLDGRGISLVPAFSAAERDNLARPGFQVPTAEDWSEFAPKLVKLPNGEHKVLTGFSRLTGYSPIILAGMTPTTVDPEIVAAAANAGHWAEMAGGGQYSEEVFTKNKEKLVSLLKVGRSAQFNSMFFDRYMWNLQFGAQRIVSKARATGTSINGVVVSAGIPEVEEATELINDLNADGFPYVAFKPGTVDQIRATLKIADANPDTKIIIQIEDGHAGGHHSWVNLDDLLLTTYAELRSRKNVVVMIGGGIGTPAKAAYYLTGEWSTDLGFPAMPVDGILVGTAAMATKEATTSPQVKQALVDTPGVDPQDAGGWVGRGEARGGVTSGLSHLHADMYELDNDSAAASRLISSIDSDDYADHRDELIEAINKTAKPFFGEVEEMTYAEWIERWVELAYPTQDPTWDDRFFDLVHRIEARLNEAEHGAITTLFPDLKSVENEEEAVDKLLAAYPQAREIKVSARDAAWFIGLCRKHHKPMPWVPAIDADLARWWGLDTLWQSQNERYGANAVRVIPGPVSVAGIDRVDEPVAELLGRFEAACVEALDGEAEEIFARLNESKSEREFLLATPHIVWHGNLIDNPAHVLNEGAFELIEEDGYWVIRILADSYFDDLPVEQRPYLVQHVDIPVELGDAVSTGGSPVVSREKLPESVFALLAGVAGVGSVSAAGDEIKALPEAVEDGTPFGTVRDSFTLPASLLTAHTAVTGAALEEHNVGTPDVLMGACWPAIYAALGTGKLSDGYPVIEGLLNAVHLDHLLDLRIPLEELANGRTIDVEARTDSIEESASGRIVTVRIVLTTEGEVAAKLVTRFAIRGRITTNEMAAPADAYGARDEVVEPTPRSFIRQATVSAPADMTPFAMVSGDYNPIHTSDNAAKLVGLDAALVHGMWLSATAQHLAGLGSEVIGWTYSMYGMVQLNDVVDITVERVGRAGLKPAYEVTCRIDGNVVSRGQALLKAPSTAYVYPGQGIQAKGMGQGDRTASAEARAVWDRADAHTRANLGFSIQQVIDENPVELKVGDTTFVHPAGVLNLTQFTQVALAVVAYAQTERLKAADAIVDGSLYAGHSLGEYTALASLGNIFELEGVIDVVFSRGSAMHSLVPRDEKGRSNYGLAAFRPNMINVAATEVENWVDRVAEESGEFLQIVNYNVDGQQYAVAGTLAGLKALKESASANPRAYVNIPGIDVPFHSSVLRPGVPAFAEKLDELLPETIDIDALRGRYIPNLVARPFELTQDFVDAILAVVPSERLKDVKVEDTDENTLARLLLIELLSWQFASPVRWIETQALVIDSVDQIIEVGLAASPTLTNLALRTMDVIGKSRPVFNVERDQDTVMLNDVRQAPVAEVEEEPEAPAATPEAPAAAAPEVAAAPVAAAAPAPVGNAPELKFNAANAIMVLFAVQNKINIDQITAADTSETLTNGVSSRRNQMLMDMSTELSVPTIDGAADADVATLQGRVVTAAPGYKPFGPVLSETVRARLRALTGAAGLKTSYIGDRVTGTWGLPESWIAHVEVELLLGTREGESVRGGNLGSLPATASSKSDVDALIDGAVQNVAAANGTSVSMSSGGAASGGGVVDSAALDAYASTVTGEEGVLANVARGILSQLGLDTKDEVEGAEIDTELYDAVEAELGTGWLKLVTPVFSAERAILFDDRWASAREDLARLANGDDIAVERFAGTGEVVVKQAAWWADHVEDTALAATLKQVSEVAAKPANEPHIDDVALVTGAAPESIAGAVAARLLSQGATVILTASNVSQARKEYARKLYAEHATPNAKLWIVPANMSSYRDVDAVIDWIGNEQRVTVGSTVTVTKPALTPTLAYPFAAPSVSGSLADAGPQAENQARLLLWSVERTIAGLADLASRGVDGRVHVVLPGSPNRGMFGGDGAYGEVKAAFDAILAKWGSETGWPQFVTLAQARIGWVAGTGLMGRNDVLIPAAEKLGIHVYTPEEISTELVGLSSAESREKALQAPIDYDLTGGLSGGVSIAELAASLEADAAETTVSAEDTIKALPSPKHPEQPVGAPVGEVKTDLDDMVVLVGVGEVSSWGSGRTRFEAEYGIQRDGSVELTAAGVLELAWMMGLISWSEDPKPAWYDADGTEVPEEEIYERFRDEVIARCGIRELVDDAFLVDGGSLDAAEVFLDRDISFTVTSAEEAQAYVDADATVTVEEADGEWIVTKKKGSTSFVPRKATLTRSVAGQLPTDFDPAKWGIPASMIDALDNIAAWNLVTAVDAFLSSGFSPAELLQSIHPADVSSTQGTGIGGMQSLRKLFVNRFLGQDRPSDILQETLPNVVAAHTMQSYVGGYGQMIHPVAACATAAVSVEEGVDKILLNKADFVVAGGIDDIQVESLTGFGDMNATADTQAMLDKGIDPRFISRANDRRRAGFLEAAGGGTVLLARASVAAELGLPVLAVVAHAQSYADGAHTSIPAPGLGALGAARGGKKSVLARELNNLGLTPDDVRVVSKHDTSTNANDPNESELHNLLWKTIGRDTDNPMFVVSQKSLTGHSKGGAALFQIGGLVSILETGKLPQNASLDCVDPEMEAKGENFVWLRKPLDLGAGSIKAGVLTSLGFGHVAAVVVLATSGIFEQAMRNAGLDVDAWRVRATQRLRAGANRLEAGMVGRAPLFEQVDGRRLPEHGAHQAEINLLIDADARLGANGIYQS; via the coding sequence GTGAGTATTTCTTCACTGACACCGCTGCATTCTTTTAAAGAACCAGCAATTCTGTACGCCGGTCAGGCTTCCGCCTGGCAGCAGGTGATCGCTGACTCCAGCGAAGACCACATCACCGCCTCGCACCTGCGTGAGCTGTTGTCTCGTTCACGTGCAAAAACTGCACCTTTCGCGCGCCAAATCACCTCCATCGTGCCAGGCTCCCTAGCCCGCCTGGAGGAACTAACCCGCGAAGACGCACAAATCGGTGCGGATATCGATGCGCAGCCAGCAGTCTCCATCCCAGGCATTTTGCTTGGTCAGATTGCAGCAACCCGCCAGTTGCGTGACCTTGGACTAGATGTCACCGCAGCTACTCGCCTTGGACATTCCCAGGGCATTTTGGGCGTTGAAGCAGTAGACAATGAAGAAGATGTCTTGGCTTTTGCCGTTCTCTTGGGTGCAGCTGCATCTCAGTTCGCAGGCAAGGGCGCACACATGCTCTCTGTCCGTGGACTAACCCGTGAGATCATTCAAGACACCATCGCCGGCGTTGATGGGGTAGAGGTATCTCTGCGCAACGCTCGCGTACACTTCGTTGTATCCGGCAAGCCAGAGGCACTGAAGAAGGCTGCTGCCGCACTGCAGCGCGCAGCGGATGCTTACAACGAAGACATCAATGAAAAGCGCAAGGGTGGATCCCTGGCAGAACCTAAGTTTGATTACTTGGATGTTGCTATTCCATTCCACCACTCCTCAATGCAGGATGCAGCCGACTTGGCTGTTGAGTGGGCAACCACCTGTGGCCTCAACGTTGATGCTCGCGCGTTGGCAGAGGCAATCCTGGTTAACCCAGCTGACTGGGTGGAGCAGATCGCTAACCTCAAGGCTGATTACGTCCTTTCCCTGGATGCAGGCGTTAGCCGTTTCACCGCGCCGCTGCTCGATGGTCGCGGAATCTCGTTGGTTCCAGCGTTTTCTGCTGCAGAGCGCGACAACTTGGCTCGCCCAGGCTTCCAGGTTCCAACTGCAGAAGACTGGTCAGAGTTCGCTCCAAAGCTGGTTAAGCTGCCAAACGGTGAGCACAAGGTTCTCACCGGATTCTCTCGCCTGACGGGTTACTCCCCAATTATTTTGGCCGGTATGACCCCAACCACCGTTGATCCTGAGATCGTTGCAGCAGCAGCGAACGCAGGACACTGGGCTGAAATGGCCGGTGGCGGACAGTACTCCGAAGAAGTATTCACCAAGAACAAGGAAAAGCTTGTTTCCCTGCTCAAGGTTGGACGTTCCGCACAGTTCAACTCCATGTTCTTCGACCGTTACATGTGGAACCTTCAGTTCGGTGCACAGCGCATCGTTTCCAAGGCACGTGCCACCGGTACCTCCATCAACGGTGTTGTTGTCTCCGCTGGTATCCCAGAGGTTGAAGAAGCAACTGAGCTGATTAATGATCTCAACGCAGATGGCTTCCCATACGTTGCATTCAAGCCAGGCACCGTGGACCAGATCCGCGCAACCCTGAAAATTGCTGATGCAAACCCAGACACCAAGATCATCATCCAGATTGAAGATGGACACGCTGGTGGACACCACTCCTGGGTGAACTTGGATGACCTGCTTCTGACCACCTATGCAGAGCTGCGTTCTCGCAAGAACGTTGTTGTCATGATTGGTGGCGGAATTGGTACCCCTGCAAAGGCTGCGTACTACCTCACCGGTGAATGGTCGACCGACTTGGGCTTCCCAGCAATGCCTGTTGACGGCATCCTCGTTGGTACCGCTGCCATGGCAACCAAGGAAGCAACCACCTCTCCTCAGGTTAAGCAGGCACTGGTTGACACCCCAGGTGTTGATCCTCAAGATGCTGGCGGCTGGGTCGGTCGTGGCGAGGCTCGCGGTGGCGTGACCTCTGGTCTGTCCCACCTACACGCTGATATGTACGAGCTGGACAATGACTCCGCTGCGGCATCCCGCCTGATTTCCTCCATCGATTCTGACGATTACGCAGATCACCGCGATGAGCTGATCGAGGCGATCAACAAGACTGCAAAGCCATTCTTCGGCGAGGTTGAAGAAATGACCTACGCAGAGTGGATCGAGCGTTGGGTTGAGCTTGCTTACCCAACCCAGGACCCAACATGGGATGATCGTTTCTTCGATTTGGTCCACCGCATTGAAGCTCGCCTCAACGAGGCAGAGCACGGTGCTATCACCACGCTGTTCCCAGACCTGAAGTCTGTGGAAAATGAAGAGGAAGCCGTCGACAAGCTTCTTGCTGCTTACCCGCAGGCCCGCGAGATCAAGGTCTCTGCGCGCGACGCTGCGTGGTTTATTGGTCTGTGCCGCAAGCACCACAAGCCTATGCCGTGGGTACCTGCAATTGATGCTGACCTGGCTCGCTGGTGGGGTCTGGACACCCTGTGGCAGTCCCAGAACGAGCGCTACGGTGCAAACGCCGTGCGCGTTATCCCAGGACCTGTTTCCGTTGCCGGCATCGACCGCGTCGACGAGCCAGTTGCAGAACTGCTCGGCCGTTTCGAAGCTGCCTGCGTGGAGGCACTTGACGGTGAGGCAGAAGAAATCTTCGCTCGCCTGAATGAATCCAAGAGTGAGCGCGAATTCCTGCTTGCTACCCCGCACATCGTGTGGCACGGCAACCTGATCGACAACCCAGCTCACGTCCTTAACGAGGGTGCTTTCGAGCTCATTGAGGAAGACGGCTACTGGGTTATCCGCATCCTGGCTGACTCCTACTTTGATGATCTGCCAGTTGAGCAGCGCCCATACCTGGTTCAGCACGTTGACATCCCAGTTGAACTCGGCGATGCTGTGTCCACCGGTGGCTCCCCAGTGGTTTCCCGTGAGAAGCTACCTGAGTCCGTCTTCGCACTTCTTGCTGGCGTTGCCGGTGTTGGATCCGTCTCTGCTGCTGGTGATGAGATCAAGGCACTGCCAGAAGCTGTTGAAGATGGCACCCCATTCGGTACCGTCCGCGATTCCTTTACCCTGCCTGCATCCCTTCTGACCGCGCACACCGCCGTTACCGGCGCAGCGCTAGAAGAGCACAACGTGGGCACCCCAGACGTCCTCATGGGCGCATGCTGGCCAGCAATCTACGCCGCACTGGGCACCGGTAAGCTTTCCGACGGCTACCCAGTGATTGAAGGTCTACTCAACGCAGTTCACCTCGATCACCTCCTTGACCTGCGCATCCCACTCGAGGAGCTGGCAAACGGCCGAACCATCGATGTTGAGGCACGCACCGATTCCATCGAAGAATCCGCATCCGGCCGCATCGTTACCGTGCGCATCGTTTTAACCACCGAAGGCGAAGTAGCAGCCAAGCTGGTTACCCGCTTTGCTATCCGTGGCCGCATCACCACCAACGAAATGGCTGCACCTGCAGACGCTTACGGTGCACGCGATGAAGTTGTCGAGCCAACTCCTCGCTCCTTCATCCGCCAGGCAACCGTGTCTGCACCTGCAGACATGACCCCATTCGCCATGGTCTCTGGTGACTACAACCCAATCCACACCTCCGACAATGCTGCAAAGCTTGTTGGACTGGATGCAGCGTTGGTCCACGGCATGTGGCTGTCTGCTACCGCACAGCACCTTGCAGGACTTGGCTCTGAGGTTATTGGTTGGACCTACTCCATGTACGGCATGGTTCAGCTCAACGACGTTGTAGATATCACCGTTGAGCGTGTTGGCCGCGCAGGACTCAAGCCTGCATACGAGGTCACCTGCCGCATCGATGGCAACGTGGTTTCCCGTGGACAGGCACTGCTCAAGGCACCTTCTACCGCTTATGTTTACCCAGGCCAGGGCATCCAGGCCAAGGGCATGGGCCAAGGAGACCGCACTGCAAGCGCAGAGGCTCGCGCTGTGTGGGATCGTGCAGACGCACACACCCGCGCAAACCTGGGCTTCTCCATCCAGCAGGTCATTGATGAAAACCCAGTAGAGCTCAAAGTCGGGGACACCACCTTCGTACACCCAGCTGGCGTGTTGAACCTCACCCAGTTCACACAGGTCGCGCTCGCCGTGGTTGCCTACGCTCAGACCGAGCGCCTCAAGGCCGCAGATGCAATCGTCGACGGCTCCCTCTACGCAGGCCACTCCCTAGGCGAGTACACCGCACTGGCATCCTTGGGCAACATCTTCGAACTCGAAGGTGTCATCGATGTTGTGTTCTCCCGCGGTTCCGCAATGCACTCCCTGGTTCCACGTGATGAAAAGGGTCGTTCCAACTACGGCCTGGCAGCATTCCGTCCAAACATGATCAACGTTGCAGCCACCGAGGTGGAAAACTGGGTTGATCGTGTTGCTGAAGAATCTGGCGAATTCCTGCAGATCGTTAACTACAACGTTGATGGCCAGCAGTACGCAGTTGCAGGCACCTTGGCTGGACTGAAGGCACTGAAGGAATCTGCTTCTGCAAACCCACGTGCTTACGTGAACATCCCTGGCATTGACGTGCCATTCCACTCCAGCGTGCTGCGCCCAGGTGTTCCTGCCTTCGCAGAGAAGCTGGATGAGTTGCTGCCAGAAACCATCGACATCGATGCACTTCGCGGCCGCTACATCCCGAACTTGGTTGCTCGCCCATTCGAGCTCACCCAAGACTTCGTGGATGCCATCCTCGCTGTTGTTCCATCTGAGCGTCTCAAGGACGTCAAGGTTGAAGACACTGATGAAAACACCCTGGCACGACTGCTGCTCATCGAGCTGTTGTCCTGGCAGTTCGCATCTCCTGTGCGTTGGATCGAAACCCAGGCGCTGGTCATCGACTCTGTCGATCAGATCATCGAGGTCGGTTTGGCTGCATCGCCAACACTGACCAACCTGGCACTGCGCACCATGGATGTCATTGGCAAGTCCCGCCCAGTCTTCAACGTTGAGCGCGACCAAGACACCGTTATGCTCAACGATGTCCGCCAGGCTCCTGTTGCTGAGGTAGAAGAAGAGCCAGAAGCACCTGCTGCAACTCCGGAAGCTCCTGCAGCAGCTGCTCCAGAAGTTGCTGCCGCTCCAGTAGCCGCCGCAGCTCCTGCACCAGTTGGCAACGCACCTGAACTGAAGTTCAACGCTGCAAACGCCATCATGGTTCTCTTCGCTGTGCAGAACAAGATCAACATCGATCAGATCACCGCAGCAGATACCTCTGAGACCCTGACCAACGGTGTATCTTCACGCCGTAACCAGATGCTCATGGATATGTCCACCGAGCTTTCTGTCCCAACCATTGACGGTGCAGCAGATGCTGATGTGGCAACCCTGCAGGGCCGTGTTGTTACCGCAGCTCCTGGCTACAAGCCTTTCGGACCAGTCCTTTCCGAGACAGTTCGTGCACGTCTGCGCGCACTCACCGGTGCTGCTGGCCTGAAGACTTCCTACATTGGTGATCGCGTGACCGGCACCTGGGGTCTTCCAGAAAGCTGGATCGCACACGTTGAGGTGGAATTGCTGCTGGGCACCCGCGAAGGCGAGTCCGTCCGCGGCGGCAACCTGGGTAGCCTGCCAGCTACAGCATCCAGCAAGTCCGATGTCGATGCGCTTATCGACGGCGCCGTGCAAAACGTCGCTGCAGCCAACGGCACCAGCGTTTCCATGTCTTCCGGCGGCGCTGCTTCAGGTGGCGGAGTTGTTGACTCCGCAGCACTTGATGCTTACGCATCCACCGTCACTGGTGAAGAAGGCGTGCTGGCAAATGTTGCTCGCGGCATTCTTTCCCAGCTTGGTCTAGACACCAAGGATGAGGTTGAAGGCGCAGAGATCGACACCGAACTCTACGACGCTGTCGAGGCAGAACTAGGCACCGGCTGGCTCAAGCTTGTCACACCAGTGTTCTCCGCTGAACGCGCCATCTTGTTCGATGACCGTTGGGCTTCCGCACGTGAAGATCTGGCACGTCTGGCAAACGGTGACGATATTGCCGTCGAGCGCTTTGCTGGAACGGGGGAGGTCGTCGTCAAGCAAGCTGCATGGTGGGCTGACCACGTTGAAGACACCGCTCTCGCTGCAACCTTAAAGCAGGTTTCCGAGGTGGCTGCGAAGCCAGCCAACGAGCCACACATCGACGATGTTGCACTGGTTACCGGTGCGGCTCCTGAATCCATTGCCGGTGCTGTAGCAGCTCGCCTGCTGTCCCAGGGTGCAACCGTCATCTTGACTGCATCCAATGTGTCCCAGGCGCGTAAGGAATACGCACGCAAGCTTTATGCTGAGCACGCAACTCCAAACGCAAAGCTATGGATTGTTCCAGCGAACATGTCCTCCTACCGCGATGTCGATGCAGTTATTGATTGGATCGGCAACGAGCAGCGCGTCACCGTTGGCAGCACCGTCACCGTGACCAAGCCAGCTTTGACCCCAACCCTTGCGTACCCATTCGCAGCTCCATCTGTCTCCGGCTCCCTGGCTGATGCTGGCCCACAGGCAGAAAACCAGGCACGTTTGCTGCTCTGGTCTGTAGAGCGCACCATCGCAGGTCTTGCAGATCTTGCATCCCGCGGTGTCGATGGACGCGTCCACGTTGTACTTCCAGGTTCCCCGAACCGCGGAATGTTCGGCGGCGACGGAGCATACGGTGAGGTCAAGGCAGCATTCGACGCCATCCTTGCCAAGTGGGGATCTGAGACCGGCTGGCCACAGTTTGTCACCCTTGCTCAAGCTCGTATCGGCTGGGTTGCAGGAACCGGACTCATGGGCCGCAACGACGTGCTGATCCCTGCCGCTGAAAAGCTGGGCATCCACGTGTACACCCCTGAAGAGATCTCCACTGAATTGGTTGGACTTAGCTCCGCTGAATCTCGTGAAAAGGCTCTGCAAGCACCGATCGATTACGATCTGACCGGTGGACTGTCCGGTGGCGTATCCATCGCAGAACTGGCAGCATCCCTGGAGGCTGACGCAGCAGAAACCACCGTTTCTGCCGAAGACACCATCAAGGCGCTGCCTTCACCTAAGCACCCAGAGCAGCCAGTTGGCGCTCCAGTTGGTGAGGTAAAGACAGACCTTGACGACATGGTTGTCCTCGTCGGTGTCGGTGAAGTGTCCTCATGGGGCTCCGGACGTACCCGCTTCGAAGCTGAATACGGCATCCAGCGCGATGGCTCCGTTGAGCTGACCGCAGCAGGCGTTCTTGAGCTAGCTTGGATGATGGGTCTGATCTCCTGGAGCGAGGATCCAAAGCCAGCCTGGTACGACGCTGACGGCACCGAAGTGCCAGAAGAAGAGATCTACGAGCGCTTCCGCGACGAAGTCATCGCACGATGCGGCATCCGTGAGCTTGTCGACGACGCCTTCCTCGTCGACGGCGGCTCCCTCGACGCAGCTGAAGTCTTCCTAGACCGCGACATCTCCTTCACCGTTACCTCCGCTGAAGAAGCTCAGGCCTACGTTGATGCAGATGCAACCGTGACCGTCGAAGAAGCAGACGGCGAATGGATCGTGACCAAGAAGAAGGGCTCCACCTCCTTCGTGCCACGCAAGGCAACCCTGACCCGCTCCGTAGCAGGCCAGCTGCCAACCGACTTCGACCCAGCCAAGTGGGGCATCCCAGCCTCCATGATCGATGCGCTCGACAACATCGCAGCATGGAACCTGGTTACCGCAGTCGACGCATTCCTGTCCTCAGGCTTCAGCCCAGCAGAACTCCTGCAGTCCATCCACCCAGCTGATGTGTCCTCCACACAGGGCACCGGTATCGGTGGCATGCAGTCCCTGCGCAAGCTGTTCGTCAACCGCTTCCTCGGCCAGGATCGTCCATCAGACATCCTCCAGGAGACCCTGCCAAACGTTGTGGCTGCACACACCATGCAGTCCTACGTCGGTGGCTACGGTCAGATGATCCACCCAGTGGCAGCATGTGCAACCGCAGCTGTCTCCGTGGAAGAAGGCGTGGACAAGATCCTCCTCAACAAGGCAGACTTCGTTGTCGCCGGTGGTATCGATGACATCCAGGTTGAATCCCTGACCGGCTTCGGTGACATGAACGCCACCGCAGACACCCAGGCAATGCTGGACAAGGGCATCGACCCACGCTTCATCTCCCGCGCAAACGATCGTCGCCGCGCAGGCTTCCTCGAAGCAGCAGGTGGCGGAACCGTCCTTCTGGCTCGTGCATCCGTTGCCGCTGAACTGGGACTCCCAGTCTTGGCAGTTGTTGCACACGCACAGTCCTACGCCGATGGTGCTCACACCTCCATCCCAGCACCAGGACTTGGCGCACTGGGTGCAGCACGTGGTGGCAAGAAGTCCGTACTTGCCCGCGAACTAAACAACCTGGGCCTAACCCCAGATGATGTTCGCGTGGTCTCCAAGCACGACACCTCCACCAACGCCAACGATCCAAACGAGTCTGAGCTGCACAACCTGCTGTGGAAGACCATTGGTCGCGACACCGACAACCCAATGTTCGTTGTCTCCCAGAAGTCCCTTACCGGACACTCAAAGGGTGGCGCAGCGCTCTTCCAGATCGGTGGACTTGTATCCATCCTGGAAACCGGCAAGCTGCCTCAAAACGCATCACTTGACTGCGTTGACCCAGAGATGGAAGCAAAGGGCGAAAACTTCGTCTGGCTGCG